From the genome of Bradyrhizobium sp. ORS 278:
GCAAGATGATCGCGTCCGGTCTGCTCGCGCATGGCGCGGCGCGGGTCTACATCACCGCGCGCAAGGCCGGACCGTGCGAGGAGACCGCCAAGGCCTTGACGGCCGAGTATGGCGGCGAATGCATCGCGCTGCCGATCGACATCTCGACCATGGCCGGCATCGACCTGCTCGCGGCCGAGATCAAGACGCGTGAGCCGAAGCTCGACATCCTCGTCAACAATGCGGGCGCTGCCTGGGGCGCCGAGTTCGACGAGTTTCCGGAGAGCGGCTGGGACAAGGTGATGAACCTCAACGTCAAGACGCCGTTCTTCCTGACCAAGGCGCTGGCGGCGCCGCTGCGCGCGGCTGCGAGCGCCGAGCGGCCGTCCAAGGTGATCAACATCGCCTCGATCGACGGCATCTTCGTCAACCCGCTGGAGACCTATTCCTACGCCGCGAGCAAGTCCGGCCTGATCCATCTGACGCGGCGCATGGCGGCGAAGCTGATCAAGGACCACATCGTCGTGACGGCGATCGCGCCGGGGCCGTTCAAGTCCGACATGAACAAGGCGGCCCGCGACCACGCCGACGAGGTCGCGACGCGCGTGCCCGCGGGCCGCATCGGCACCGACGAGGACATGGCGGGCACCGCGATCTTCCTGGCGTCGCGCGCAGGCGACTACGTGGTGGGCAACACGATCGCGGTCGACGGCGGGATCGTCTACGCGAACCCGGGCATTCCGGGCGCGGGCTGGGATAGTTGAGGGCTGCACTGGAGCCACATCAACGGTGTCGTCCCGGCGAACGCCGGGACCCATAGCCACCGATGCTGGTTGTCAGGCACGGCGGCGGCCACTTTGCTCTCACCGCCACATCACGCGGTATGCCTCCCGGCTCAAGGCCGGGACGACACCGGTTTTAGGACTGCGCGAGGTGATCGAGCTCAGGTCTCGATCTTCACGTACTCGAAGTCGCCCGGCTTGTTGTCGATGCCGACCTTCGGCGGGGCGATCCAGGAGGCGTACTCGCCGATCTCCGTCACCGGTTTCATCAGCGAGGTGATGTAGGCGCCGTCATCGGTCGACGGCAGCCAGTCGCCCTTGCGCTTCTGCCAGGTGGCCTCGTCGATCAGGATGCCGTCGGGCGTGGCATGCACATCCTTGAACTCGCCGATCGCGCGGTGGAAGGCGGTGTGCGGCAGCTTGAGCTGGAAGTCGTAGCCGGCGGTGCTGATGATCTTGTTCCAGCGCAACAGGCCCTTGACGCAGTCCTGCGAGTAGTCGTCGCGCAGGCGCATGTTGAGCGCGGTCAGCGCCGGCTCGTCGACGCGCTTGATCTCGCCATCGACCAGCTTGAGCACCGGATAGGTGGAGTTCTTGAGCTGGTGGTCGTCCTGGATCTGGGTCTCGTGATAGCGGCCCTTGATGCCGGCATTGAAGGCGTTGGCCGCGTTGGTCGAGACCTCGGAGCCGAACAGATCCAGCGACAGCGTGTAGTGCAGGTTGAGCTTCTTCTGGATGGTCGGCAGGTCGATGACGCCGAGCGCGCGGACCTTGGCGATGTCGGTGGGATCGTCGATGCCGGCCTCCCGCATCGCATCGACGGTGCGCTGGATGACGCGGCCGACGCCGGTCTCGCCGACGAACATGTGGTGCGCCTCTTCGGTCAGCATGAAGCGGCAGGTGCGCGATAGCGGATCGAAGCCGGACTGCGCGAGCGAGTGCAACTGCATCTTGCCGTCGCGGTCGGTGAAGTAGGTGAACATGAAGAACGACAGCCAGTCCGGCGTCTTCTCGTTGAAGGCGCCGAGCATGCGCGGAGAGTCGGCATCGCCCGAACGGCGGCGCAGCAGCTCATCCGCCTCCTCGCGGCCGTCGCGGCCGAAGTACTTCTGCAGCAGATAGACCATCGCCCAGAGGTGCCGGCCCTCCTCGACATTGACCTGGAACAAATTGCGCATGTCGTAGAGCGACGGCGCGGTCTTGCCGAGATGGCGCTGCTGCTCGACCGAGGCCGGTTCGGTGTCGCCCTGGATCACGATCAGCCGGCGCATCAGCGCGCGATATTCACCGGGAACCTCCTGCCACGCCGGCTCGCCATAATGCTCGCCGAACGGGATCTTGCGGTCCTCTTCCTGGGGAGCCAGCAGGATGCCCCAGCGATAGTCGGGCATCTTGACATAGTCGAACTTGGCCCAGCCGCGCGGATCGACCGAATAGGCCGTGCGCAGGTAAACCAGTGACTGCTGGAAGCCCTCTGGGCCCATATCGTTCCACCAGTCGACATAGCCGGGGTGCCAGCCTTCGAGCGCCTTCAGGACCTGACGGTCCTCGGCGAGATTCACATTGTTGGGAATCTTGGTCGAGTAGTCGACGTTCATGATGTTCATGTTCATGGCGTGCCTCCCTGAAACCTTTCCGGTGGTCATGCCCGGCCTTGTTCCGGGCATCCACGTCGTGCGAGCTGCTTGGCTCGTGGATGGCCGGGTCAAGCCCGGCCATGACGGATGAGAACTTAAACGCGGGTCATGTCGTATTGCGGCCGCTCGCCGGTGCCGTAGCGCCGGAGTGCGCCGTCCTCGCCGACCGCGTTGGGCCGCTGGAAGATCCAGTTCTGCCAGGCGGTGAGGCGGGCGAAGATCTTCGATTCCATCGTCTCGGGACCGGCGAAGCGCAGATTGGCTTCGAGACCGGTGAGACTGTCGGGCGAGAAGCTGGCGCGCTCCTCGAGGAACACACGGATCTCGTCCTCCCAGTCGATGTCATCCAGCGCGAAGGTGACGAGGCCGAGCTCCTCGGCGTCCTCAGCCTCGAGCGGCTTGCCGACCTGCTCGTGCACGCGCGCGAGCCCGTTGGGATCGTCGAGGAAGCGCGACTGCAGCCGCGTCAGGCCGTGGCTCATCGGATAGGGGCCGAAATTCATCGCCGACAATTCGATCGACGGCGCCGGGCGGTTGTCGCCCTGAATGGTGCCGATCAGCATGTAGGAGCGGTCGGAAGCGAACACGAGTTCGGCCAAGGTGCCGGCGAAGCAGGAGCCGGGCTCGACCAGCGTGACCAGCGTGCGCGACGTCACGTCGATGCGCTTGAGCACGCGCTTCCAGTAGTGCCTGATTTCGTTGACCAGCCAGTGCGCCTTGTTGGCTTCGAGGAAGGCGTCGTAGGCCAGGACCTGGGAGTTCTCGCCCTGAGACTTGAACACGAGCATCGCGATGCCGAGTTCGTTGATGCGCAGATGCAGGATGGCATCATCGAGCTCGCGCGCGACCTGCAGCGGCCAGAACGACGCGCCCTGCCCGATCATGCCGTCGATGTCGGCCGGCGGCGCCGCCTCGGGTGCTGAGATCGTGATGGTCGCGATACGGGCGACGCGGTCGATGTCGACATTGACGAAGCCGTAGCGCACGCTGGACGCATCGACCACGCGCTTGAGCGGCGTCAGCGCAACGCCCTTGCCGCTGCCGTTGCGCTTCGAGGCGGCCGCGAATTCCTTGGCGCGCTCGGCGACCTTGGCATCGACCTTGGAGTTCGGCGCGATCTCGTCGACCAGGCGCCACTGCACGGCGCGCTTGCCCTTGACGCCCTCCTCCGTGGTGCAGAATGCGTCCGCACGATCGCGGCGCACCTTGCGCTTGTCGACGACGCGGGTGAGACCGCCTGTGCCCGGCAGCACCGCCAGCAGCGGCACCTCCGGCAGCGACACCGACGACGAGCCGTCATCGGCGAGGATGATGTGGTCGGTGGCGAGCGCGAGCTCATAGCCGCCGCCGGCCGCGGTGCCGTTGACGACGGTGATGAAGCGCTGGCCGGAATTCTCGCTCGAATCCTCGAAGCCGTTGCGGGTTTCGTTGGTGAATTTGCAGAAGTTCACCTTGTGGGCGTGGGTGGCGCCCGCGAGCATGCGGATGTTGGCGCCGGCGCAGAACACGCGCGGCTTGGCCGAGCGCAGCACCACGACCTTCACTTGCGGGTGCTCGAAGCGCAGCCGCTGCACGGCGTCGGCGAGCTCGATGTCGACGCCGAGATCATAGGAATTGAGCTTGAGCTGGTAGCCCTCGAACAGGCCGCCATTCTCGTCGACGTCCATGGCGAGCGTCGCCACCTCGCCGTCGATCGAGAGCTTCCAATGCTTGTAGCGGGAGGGATCGGTCTGGAAATCGATGAACGTCTTGCCTCCCGCGAGCACGCGGTCTTCCCCGGCCATGAGCCACCCTTGCGTTGGAGTGCTTATCGTTGAGATGCACAATAATTCATGTTTCGGCCGCCGTCTATCGCGAAAAGCCGAAACATGCACTTTGTTTCATGTTCGTGATCTCGGCGTCGGCAAGGTGGCCGCCGCGAACTCGGCGATGACCCGCAAGGTCGCGTCCGGCGCCTCGCGATGCGGGGAATGGCCGGTGCTGGGCAGCATCGTCACCTCGACCGGGCAGTAGCACTCCTCCTGGATGATCTCGACCTGGCGGACGGTGCCGTATTGGTCATCGACGCCCTGGATGACCGCGACCGGGACACGGATATGAGCGAGGTCGGCGGTGATGTCCCAGGCGCGGAACGCCGGATCGAGCCAGGCGCCGTTCCAGCCATGAAACGCGTTGTCGACATCCTTGTGCCAGCGCGCCAGCCTGGCGCGCAGCTCGGTGGTCTCATAGGCGGCCTTGATCGCGGCGATCGACGACACCGAAACATCCTCGACGATGACATGCGGCGCGATCAGGACGATGCCGTCGAGGCGGTGGTCGACGTGGCTGCCGGCGTAGATCGCAGCGATCGAAGCGCCATCGGAATGGCCGACGAGCAGACCGCGCTGGAAGCCAATGAGGTCGAGCAGTTTTGGCAGCACCTCGCGGGCCTCGCGCTGCATGTAGTCGAGCGGGCGCGGCAGGGGCACCGGGGTGGAGGCGCCATAGCCGGCACGGGAATAGGCGAACACGGAGGCGCCCGTGGCGGATTGCAGCTTGTCGGGAAAATCGCCCCACAGGCCGACCGAGCCGAGGCCTTCATGCAGCAGCACGATGCACGGGGCGCCGGATGGCTGCGGACCGATCAAGCGATATTCGAGTGAGGCGCCGTCGATGGCGAGGAAGCCGTTAGCTTCGAGCGTCATGCGCTATTCTCTCCTTCGTCATGCCCGGGCTTGATCCGGGCATCCACGTCTTTCCTTCTCGCAGAGAGATGGATGGCCGGGTCAAGCCCTGCAATGACGACGACTAACAGCAGGGCCAACTCACGGGCAGGAAGACCAACTACTGACTCGCTCCCTCGCGCAGCTTGAAGCGCTGGATCTTGCCGGTGGCGGTCTTTGGCAAGGACTCCACCACCTCGATCCAGCGCGGGTATTTCCAAGGGCCGATCTTCTGCTTCACGTGCTCCTTCAGCGCCTCGTGCAAGGTCGCGCGATCGACGCTCGGGCGCAGCACGACATAGGCCTTCGGCTTCAGCAGTCCTTCGGGATCCGCGTCGGGCACGACGGCGGCTTCGAGCACGGACGGATGCGTGATCAGCGCGCTCTCGACCTCGAACGGCGACACCCAGATGCCGGAGACCTTGAACATGTCGTCGGAGCGGCCGCAGAAGGTGTAGCGGCCCTCGGCGTCGCGGACATATTTGTCGCCGGTGCGCGTCCAGTAGCCCTCAAAGGTCGACCGCGTCTTGTGGCGCTGATTCCAATAGCCCTCGCCGGCCGAGGGCGCGTGCACCAGCATCTCGCCGACCTCGCCGTCCGGGACATCCTGGCCCGCTTCGTTGACGAGACGCACCTGATAGCCCGGCACCGGACGCCCCGAGGAGCCGTATTTGATGTCGCCGGGCGCGTTCGACAGGAAGATGTGCAACAACTCGGTCGAGCCGACGCCATCGAGAATGTCGACGCCGAAGCGCGCCTTCCAGGCGTTGCCGACCGACTCCGGCAGCGCTTCTCCGGCGGAGGTACAGATGCGCAACGCGTTGCCGGCCTTCTCATGGCGCAGCGACTCGTCGTGGAGCATCGCCGCGAACAAGGTCGGCACACCGTAGAAGATGGTCGGGTTGTAGCGGTTCATCAGCTTGAACATCAACGCCGGCGTCGGCCGCTCGGAGTTGAGGATCGTGGTGGCGCCGACCGACAAGGGGAAGGTCAGCGCATTGCCGAGACCATAGGCGAAGAACAGTTTTGCGGCGGACAGGCAGATGTCGCTTTCGCGGATGCCGAGCACCTGCTTGGCATAGGTCTCGGCGGTCGCCGCGAGATTGCCGTGCAGATGGCGCACGCCCTTGGGCATGCCGGTCGAGCCCGACGAGTACAGCCAGAACGCCGGCTCGTCCTCGTGGGTCGCCACCGTCTCGAACTGATCGCTCTCACCGGCAAGTTCTTCCGACAGCAGCTTGTGGCCGAAGGCGTTCGTGCCGGAGACCACGACGCAATCGAGATCGGGCATCCGCCCCCCGACGATGTCCTTCACCGCCGGATAAAGCGCCTCGGACACGAACAGCACCCGGGCGCGGCAGTCCGCCAGCACATAGGCGTATTGCTCCGTCGTCAGCAAAGTGTTGAGCGGCACCGGGACGATGCCGGCGCGCATCGCGCCGAGGAACACCGCCGGGAAATCCACCGTGTCGAGCATGATCATCGCCACGCGCTCCTCGCGGCGGACGCCGAGGCGGCGCAGCATGTTGGCGACGCGGAAGGACTGCTGCTGCAGACCGCGATAGGTCAGCTCGGAGACCGTGTCCGTGTAGGCGAGCTTGTCGCCACGTCCGGCCTCGACATTGCGGTCAAGCAGCCATGACACCGCATTGTACGACTTCACGGCGTTCCCTCCCCCGATTTTTGAATTATAATTCATAGAAGGCCACCAACGGCGCTTGCTGTCAATCCTCTCCGGCATTATGTTTCCGCTTCAAAAGAAGTCAGAGGGACATGGCGCTCAACAGCGACGCTGCCAGGGATGATTCCGGCCAGTCGGCGGCCGAGACCGATTTCCTCGACCAGCTGGGGCAGCGGGTGCGGCGGATGCGCGGCCTCGCCGGCATGTCACGCAAGGTGCTGGCCGAGGTCTCCGGGATTTCCGAGCGCTACATCGCCCAGCTCGAAAGCGGCAAAGGTAATGTCTCGATCGTGCTGCTGCGCCGCATCGCCAACGCCATCAACGCGCCGCTCGACGACATCATTCCCGGCGGCGAGCCTTCGCCGGACTGGCCGGTCATCCGCGATCTCCTGAAGAAGG
Proteins encoded in this window:
- a CDS encoding SDR family oxidoreductase, which encodes MLKNLFSLDGRVALVTGGSRGIGKMIASGLLAHGAARVYITARKAGPCEETAKALTAEYGGECIALPIDISTMAGIDLLAAEIKTREPKLDILVNNAGAAWGAEFDEFPESGWDKVMNLNVKTPFFLTKALAAPLRAAASAERPSKVINIASIDGIFVNPLETYSYAASKSGLIHLTRRMAAKLIKDHIVVTAIAPGPFKSDMNKAARDHADEVATRVPAGRIGTDEDMAGTAIFLASRAGDYVVGNTIAVDGGIVYANPGIPGAGWDS
- the boxB gene encoding benzoyl-CoA 2,3-epoxidase subunit BoxB — protein: MNMNIMNVDYSTKIPNNVNLAEDRQVLKALEGWHPGYVDWWNDMGPEGFQQSLVYLRTAYSVDPRGWAKFDYVKMPDYRWGILLAPQEEDRKIPFGEHYGEPAWQEVPGEYRALMRRLIVIQGDTEPASVEQQRHLGKTAPSLYDMRNLFQVNVEEGRHLWAMVYLLQKYFGRDGREEADELLRRRSGDADSPRMLGAFNEKTPDWLSFFMFTYFTDRDGKMQLHSLAQSGFDPLSRTCRFMLTEEAHHMFVGETGVGRVIQRTVDAMREAGIDDPTDIAKVRALGVIDLPTIQKKLNLHYTLSLDLFGSEVSTNAANAFNAGIKGRYHETQIQDDHQLKNSTYPVLKLVDGEIKRVDEPALTALNMRLRDDYSQDCVKGLLRWNKIISTAGYDFQLKLPHTAFHRAIGEFKDVHATPDGILIDEATWQKRKGDWLPSTDDGAYITSLMKPVTEIGEYASWIAPPKVGIDNKPGDFEYVKIET
- the boxC gene encoding 2,3-epoxybenzoyl-CoA dihydrolase; this encodes MAGEDRVLAGGKTFIDFQTDPSRYKHWKLSIDGEVATLAMDVDENGGLFEGYQLKLNSYDLGVDIELADAVQRLRFEHPQVKVVVLRSAKPRVFCAGANIRMLAGATHAHKVNFCKFTNETRNGFEDSSENSGQRFITVVNGTAAGGGYELALATDHIILADDGSSSVSLPEVPLLAVLPGTGGLTRVVDKRKVRRDRADAFCTTEEGVKGKRAVQWRLVDEIAPNSKVDAKVAERAKEFAAASKRNGSGKGVALTPLKRVVDASSVRYGFVNVDIDRVARIATITISAPEAAPPADIDGMIGQGASFWPLQVARELDDAILHLRINELGIAMLVFKSQGENSQVLAYDAFLEANKAHWLVNEIRHYWKRVLKRIDVTSRTLVTLVEPGSCFAGTLAELVFASDRSYMLIGTIQGDNRPAPSIELSAMNFGPYPMSHGLTRLQSRFLDDPNGLARVHEQVGKPLEAEDAEELGLVTFALDDIDWEDEIRVFLEERASFSPDSLTGLEANLRFAGPETMESKIFARLTAWQNWIFQRPNAVGEDGALRRYGTGERPQYDMTRV
- a CDS encoding alpha/beta fold hydrolase — its product is MTLEANGFLAIDGASLEYRLIGPQPSGAPCIVLLHEGLGSVGLWGDFPDKLQSATGASVFAYSRAGYGASTPVPLPRPLDYMQREAREVLPKLLDLIGFQRGLLVGHSDGASIAAIYAGSHVDHRLDGIVLIAPHVIVEDVSVSSIAAIKAAYETTELRARLARWHKDVDNAFHGWNGAWLDPAFRAWDITADLAHIRVPVAVIQGVDDQYGTVRQVEIIQEECYCPVEVTMLPSTGHSPHREAPDATLRVIAEFAAATLPTPRSRT
- a CDS encoding benzoate-CoA ligase family protein — its product is MSWLLDRNVEAGRGDKLAYTDTVSELTYRGLQQQSFRVANMLRRLGVRREERVAMIMLDTVDFPAVFLGAMRAGIVPVPLNTLLTTEQYAYVLADCRARVLFVSEALYPAVKDIVGGRMPDLDCVVVSGTNAFGHKLLSEELAGESDQFETVATHEDEPAFWLYSSGSTGMPKGVRHLHGNLAATAETYAKQVLGIRESDICLSAAKLFFAYGLGNALTFPLSVGATTILNSERPTPALMFKLMNRYNPTIFYGVPTLFAAMLHDESLRHEKAGNALRICTSAGEALPESVGNAWKARFGVDILDGVGSTELLHIFLSNAPGDIKYGSSGRPVPGYQVRLVNEAGQDVPDGEVGEMLVHAPSAGEGYWNQRHKTRSTFEGYWTRTGDKYVRDAEGRYTFCGRSDDMFKVSGIWVSPFEVESALITHPSVLEAAVVPDADPEGLLKPKAYVVLRPSVDRATLHEALKEHVKQKIGPWKYPRWIEVVESLPKTATGKIQRFKLREGASQ